One genomic window of Hymenobacter sp. J193 includes the following:
- a CDS encoding OmpA family protein has product MRHLKYSLAFIAAWAVGTASVQAQHAVWANKIVDVSSQKAEGKEAFSPEKVLGEPDALPLGQISNEAWIPKKEGSAEYIEVKFGRSLIARQVTVIENFNPGSVIKIELIDTRGGKHQVYENRNPGPIPEAFRTLTVTFAPSNYRTIGVGVTMNTKAVNGVNQIDAIGIADVAELMVKQEFKQDPKAVGIDSSMVSLGPKVNSKYVDTHPVISPDGRTLFFARQDHPQNTGGSNDAQDVWYSTLTKTTGDKKIWSEAKNISSPINTTGPNGLASVSSDGNVALLINVYNPDGTLNPKGASLTKRTKTGWTKPEKIDIEDFYNDDNEHVDYYLGTSGKVLLMAVDRKDGQGEQDIYVSFLKADGKSWTRPLNVGPTINTKKAEFAPFLAADGKTLYFASEGRGGYGKSDIFYSKRLDNSWTNWSTPRNMGPSINSSDFDGYFTLSAAGDEAFLVSSRNGIDGSRDIFSIGLTPQFKPEAVTLVRGKVLDAATQKPISSVIHYENLLTGEELGVTETNPVDGSYTIVLPSGVQYGYRAEARDYLSESANLDVTDREKYSEVTQDLFLVPFAVGQKIKLNNIFFAQSKYYLRENSYPELQRLIKILKAYPTVEIKLEGHTDNQGDPALNLKLSLDRVNEVRKYLISKGINGSRITAQGYGDTQPIASNEQEESRKLNRRVEFTVTKK; this is encoded by the coding sequence ATGCGGCATCTGAAATACTCTTTGGCTTTTATAGCGGCGTGGGCTGTAGGCACGGCTTCGGTGCAGGCCCAGCATGCCGTGTGGGCCAACAAAATTGTGGACGTATCTTCGCAGAAAGCTGAGGGCAAAGAAGCATTTTCGCCGGAAAAGGTGCTGGGTGAGCCAGATGCCCTGCCCCTAGGCCAAATCAGCAACGAAGCCTGGATTCCAAAGAAAGAAGGCTCGGCGGAGTACATTGAAGTGAAGTTCGGCCGCTCCCTGATAGCCAGACAGGTGACGGTTATTGAAAACTTCAACCCTGGCTCCGTCATCAAGATCGAGCTGATTGATACCCGCGGCGGCAAGCACCAGGTGTACGAAAACCGCAACCCCGGCCCCATCCCGGAAGCCTTCCGTACGCTTACCGTTACGTTTGCGCCCAGCAACTACCGCACGATTGGGGTAGGCGTGACGATGAACACCAAGGCTGTGAACGGAGTAAACCAGATTGACGCCATCGGCATTGCCGACGTGGCCGAGCTGATGGTGAAGCAGGAGTTCAAGCAGGACCCCAAGGCCGTGGGCATCGACTCCAGCATGGTGAGCTTGGGGCCCAAGGTGAACTCCAAGTACGTGGATACGCACCCGGTGATTTCGCCCGATGGCCGCACGCTGTTCTTTGCCCGCCAGGACCACCCCCAGAACACCGGCGGCAGCAACGATGCCCAGGATGTATGGTATAGCACGCTCACTAAAACCACCGGGGATAAGAAAATCTGGAGCGAAGCCAAGAACATCAGCAGCCCCATCAATACTACCGGCCCCAACGGGCTAGCCTCGGTGTCATCAGACGGCAACGTGGCCCTGCTCATTAACGTGTACAACCCCGACGGCACGCTGAATCCCAAGGGCGCCAGCCTGACCAAGCGCACGAAAACCGGCTGGACCAAGCCCGAAAAAATTGACATCGAAGATTTTTACAACGATGACAATGAGCACGTAGACTATTACCTGGGTACCTCGGGCAAGGTGCTGCTAATGGCCGTAGACCGCAAGGATGGGCAGGGTGAGCAGGATATCTACGTGAGCTTTCTAAAGGCAGATGGCAAGTCCTGGACCCGCCCGCTGAACGTAGGCCCCACCATCAATACCAAGAAAGCTGAGTTTGCGCCCTTCCTGGCCGCCGACGGCAAAACCTTGTATTTCGCCTCCGAAGGCCGGGGCGGCTACGGCAAGAGCGACATTTTCTACAGCAAGCGCCTCGACAACTCCTGGACCAACTGGAGCACCCCGCGCAACATGGGCCCCAGCATCAATTCCTCGGACTTCGACGGCTACTTTACGCTGTCGGCGGCCGGCGACGAGGCATTTCTGGTGTCGTCGCGCAATGGCATTGACGGGTCGCGCGACATTTTCAGCATTGGCCTTACCCCGCAGTTCAAGCCTGAAGCCGTGACGCTGGTGCGCGGCAAGGTGCTGGATGCCGCCACTCAGAAGCCGATTTCCTCTGTCATTCACTACGAAAACCTGCTGACGGGCGAAGAACTGGGCGTGACGGAAACCAACCCCGTAGACGGCTCCTACACCATTGTGCTGCCCTCGGGCGTGCAGTATGGGTACCGCGCCGAGGCCCGCGACTACCTCTCCGAAAGCGCCAACCTGGACGTGACGGACCGCGAGAAGTACTCCGAAGTCACGCAGGATCTGTTTCTGGTGCCCTTCGCCGTTGGTCAGAAAATCAAGCTGAACAACATCTTCTTTGCGCAAAGCAAGTACTACCTGCGCGAAAATTCCTACCCCGAGCTGCAGCGCCTGATCAAAATTCTGAAGGCGTACCCAACGGTAGAAATTAAGCTGGAAGGCCACACCGACAACCAGGGCGACCCGGCGTTGAACCTCAAGCTCAGCCTGGACCGCGTAAACGAAGTGCGGAAATACCTGATATCCAAAGGTATCAACGGCTCCCGCATCACGGCGCAGGGCTACGGTGATACGCAGCCCATTGCCAGCAACGAGCAGGAGGAATCCCGCAAGCTCAACCGCCGTGTGGAGTTCACCGTGACGAAGAAGTAG
- a CDS encoding isopenicillin N synthase family oxygenase, with protein sequence MEEKLLEEIPSLDLADFRSGDPERKARFVQQLGEAYQNIGFVALKNHGLSDEQTTKLYTDVKAFFSLPDDVKQQYEKPELAGQRGYVSKGKEHAKGRNTGDLKEFYHVGQEVDDQNDPIKAEYPDNIWPQEVNSFQDTSLVTYKTLEAAGKDVLRAIALYLHLPENYFDDKVRNGNSILRPIHYYPIENPDSVPADAVRAAEHGDINLITLLMGASADGLQVKRRDGKWIPITALPDQIVVNVGDMLQRLTNGVLKSTIHRVVNPAREKMNTSRYSIPFFMHPRSEMSLAALESCVSAENPKKEADITAGEFLNERLIELGLKKK encoded by the coding sequence ATGGAGGAAAAATTGCTGGAAGAAATTCCATCCCTCGACCTCGCCGACTTTCGTTCCGGCGACCCTGAGCGCAAAGCCCGCTTTGTACAGCAGCTGGGCGAAGCCTACCAGAACATTGGCTTCGTGGCGCTCAAAAACCATGGCCTCTCCGACGAGCAGACCACCAAACTCTACACCGACGTGAAGGCCTTCTTCAGCCTGCCCGACGACGTGAAGCAGCAGTACGAAAAGCCAGAGCTGGCTGGTCAGCGCGGCTACGTGAGCAAAGGCAAGGAGCACGCCAAGGGCCGCAACACCGGCGACCTGAAGGAGTTCTACCACGTGGGGCAGGAAGTTGACGACCAGAACGACCCCATCAAGGCCGAATACCCCGACAACATCTGGCCCCAGGAAGTAAACAGCTTCCAGGACACCTCACTGGTGACATACAAAACGCTGGAGGCGGCCGGCAAAGACGTGCTGCGCGCCATTGCCCTGTACCTGCACCTGCCCGAGAACTACTTCGACGACAAGGTGCGCAATGGCAACAGCATCCTGCGCCCCATCCATTACTACCCCATCGAGAATCCGGACTCCGTACCCGCCGATGCTGTGCGGGCCGCCGAGCATGGTGACATCAACCTGATTACGCTGCTGATGGGTGCCTCCGCCGACGGCCTGCAGGTGAAGCGCCGCGACGGTAAGTGGATTCCTATCACGGCCCTGCCCGACCAGATTGTGGTGAACGTGGGCGACATGCTGCAGCGCCTGACCAACGGCGTGCTCAAGAGCACCATTCACCGCGTGGTAAATCCGGCGCGGGAAAAGATGAACACCTCCCGCTACAGCATTCCGTTCTTTATGCACCCGCGCTCCGAAATGAGCCTGGCGGCGCTGGAAAGCTGCGTATCGGCCGAAAACCCCAAAAAGGAAGCCGATATTACCGCTGGCGAGTTCCTGAATGAGCGCCTGATTGAGCTGGGCCTGAAGAAAAAGTAG